The Mesoterricola silvestris sequence CAGGACATCACCGATTCCCGCCTCGCCGCCCAGGAGAATGCCCTCCTCCAGGCCCAGCTGGTCCAGGCCCAGAAGATGGAAAGCCTGGGCGTGCTCGCCGGCGGCGTCGCCCACGACATGAACAACGTGCTCGGGGCGGTGCTGGCGCTGTCCTCCGCGCACCTCACCCTGCACCCCGAGGACAGCGCGACCTTCAAGGCCTTCGACACGATCCGCAAGGCCGCCACCCGCGGCGGCAAGATGGTCCAGAGCCTCCTCCACTTCGCCCGCAAGAACCCCACCGAAAGGCGGTCCATCGACTTCAACGCCCTGATCCTGGAGGAGGCGAGGCTGCTGGAGCGCACGACCCTGGCCAAGGTGCGGCTCGAGCTGAACCTGGCCCCCGACCTGCGCAGGATCCTCGGGGATCCGGGCTCCCTGGCGGGGGCGGTCATGAACCTCTGCGTGAACGCCGTGGACGCCCTGGGCGACAACGGCGTCCTGATCCTCCACACCCGCAACCTCGGCGGGGACCGGGTGGAGGTGCGCATCGAGGACAACGGATGCGGCATGCCCGCGGAGGTGCTGGAGAAGGCCATGGATCCCTTCTTCACCACCAAGGGCGACGGCAAGGGCACGGGCCTGGGCCTGTCCCTGGTGTACGCCACCGTGAAGGCCCACGGCGGCACCGTGGAGATCCAGAGCGAGCCCGGACAGGGCACGCGGGTCCTCCTGCGCTTCCCGGCCGAAGCGGCCCCTCCGGTGGAGCCCCAGCCGGAACCGGCCCCGGGGCCGGAGGCGCTCCCCGCCCCGTTCAAGGTCCTGGTGGTGGACGACGACGACCTGGTGCTTTCCTCCACCCAGATGGTGGTGGAATTCCTGGGCCACACCCCCTTCACCGCCGCCGGCGGCGAGGAGGCCCTGGACCGGGTCCGGCAGGGCCTGCGCCCCGACCTGGTGATCCTGGACATGAACATGCCCGGGCTCGGGGGGGCGGAGACCCTGAAGGAACTCCGGCCCCTCCTCCCCACGGTGCCCGTCCTGCTCGCCACGGGCCGGGTGGACCAGGGGGCCCTGGACCTGGTGGCGGCGCACCCGCACGTGCATCTGCTCCCCAAACCGTTCAGCATGCAGGATCTTCAGAAGATGCTCCGGAATCTCCCCATCCCCAGCCTGGGAGGGACCGCATCGAAGGGCTGAGTCACCGGCGCCGCCTTCCCGGCCTTCCCATCCGGATTCAGGCCTGCCACCCCAGGCATTCCTGCAGCTTCGCCACCGTGAAGGGCTTGGGCAGCAGGGAGACCCTTTCGTGGGCTCCCACCAGGTCCAGGACGGCCTGGTCGGGCCTTCCGGTGATGATCAGGACGGGCAGATCCGGCCGCAGCGCGCGCACCCGCGCCAGGGTCTCGGCGCCGCCGATGCCGGGCATGTTCATGTCCAGCAGGAGGACCGAAGGCCTCATGCCGCCCTCCAGCAAAGCGATGGCCTCCTCGCCCCGGGTGGCGAAGGCGGCGGGGTGGCCCAGGGCTTCCAGGATCTCCAGCAGGGAGCCGCGGAACAGGTCGTCGTCGTCCACCACCAGGACCTCCAGGCGCGAGGGCGGGGCATCCGGGGCGGGCGCGGGCGGGGCCGGAGCCGCCGCGGGGCGGAGCCCGCAGGCCGGGAAACGGAGCGTGACGCAGGTGCCCCTGCCCACTTCGCTGCGGATCTCCAGGGTGCCCCGGTGGGCCTCCACGATGCCGTAGACCATGGTGAGGCCGAGCCCCGTGCCGCTGCCCTGGGGCTTGGTGGTGAAGAAGGGGTCCTGGGCGTGCTCCAGCACCTCCCGGGCCATGCCGCAGCCTTCGTCCTCCACCTGCACCTCGACCGTATCCGTCCCCAGGTTGGCCGTCCTCAGGCAGAGGCGCCCCTGGCCGGCCATGGCGTCCACGGCGTTGACGCACAGGTTCATCACGGCCCCCATGAGCGCCGCGGGATCGCCGAGCACCGGCCGCAGGTCCGGATCCAGGCTGAGATCCAGCTGCACCTTGGCCAGGGTGGTGTGGGAGAGGATCTCCACCTCCTCCCGGAGGATCAGGTTCAGGTCCAGTTCCCGCTCCTCCGCGGGGCGCTGCCGGGCGAAGTTCAGGAGGGTGCGCACCATGTCCCCGCCCCGCACCGCGGCCTTGGCGATGGTGTCCAGGGCCCGGTGGATGCGGGTCCCCGGCACCTGGGTCTCGAGGTTGGATTCCGCGTAGCCGAGGATGGCGGCCAGGACGTTGTTCATGTCGTGGGCGATGCCTCCGGCGAGGACGCCCAGGCTCTTCATCTTCTGGGCGTGGTGGAGCTGGGCCTCCAGGCCCGCCTTCTCCTCCACGGCGCGCACCCGGGTGGCGATCTCCAGCCGGAGCTTGCGGTTGAGCTGGAAGAAGGCCAGGGTGGTGCCGCCCAGCACCAGGCCCAGGAGGATGGCGCCGCCCAGGGCCAGGAGCAGGCGCTGGTGCTTCTCCCGGTCCGGGGTCCCGGGATCGTAGAGGAAGCCGTCCAGGGGGAAATTCGGGGGCAGGAGGCCCAGGGCCGCGTAGGTGTCGGCGATGTGCATCCAGCGGCCGCGGTACATGTAGCCCATTTCCACCATGCCGGGCTGCAGCAGCGGAACCATCCGCTGGGCCTCGAACAGCAGGTAGTCCCGGCCCCGGGGCTGGCCGTACCGGGCCAGGATGAGGTCCACCAGTTCCTCGGGATGGGCCATGGCGTACTTCCAGCCCTTCATGCTCGCTTCCAGGAAGGCCCGGGTCCGGACGGGATGGCCCCGCAGTTCGCGCTCGGACGTGAACAGGTTGTCCCCGTAGAAGTCGATGCCGCCCATGCGGGGCGAGAGCTCGATGCAGTCCTGGCGGGCCACCTTCATGAAGTAGGGTTCGTTGGTGGAATAGGCGCTGATGCAGTCCACCCTCCCCTTCACCAGGTCCCCGGGATCGAAGCTGTGCTTGAGGCGGATCAGGGACGAATCGGCCACGCCCTCCGCCCGCAGGTAGGCGTTGAGTTCATCCGTGCGCTCCTCCAGCATCACCCGCTTGCCCACCAGGTCCTGCACGGTGGCGATGCCCGAACGGGCCCGGGCCATGAGGATCACCGGCGAATGCTGGAAGACCACGCCCAGCACCACCACGGGATTCCCGGCCTGGCGCGCCATGAGGAGGGAGCAGCCCCCCACCCCGTACTGGGCCCTGCCGTCCACCACCTCCTGGACCACGTCCCGCCCCGGCTCGGCCTCGCGGATCGTCACGTCCAGGCCCGCATCCCGGTAGTAGCCCTGCTGGACGGCGGCGTAGTACCCGGCGAACTGGAACTGGTGGTGCCACTTCAGTTGAAGGGTCACGGGGTCCAGGGTGGCGGGGGAGGCCCCCAGGACGCCGCACAGCCCCATGAAGACGATCCCGCGAATCATGACGGTGCGCCAGGATTTGGTAATTCGCATAGAATCACGGAGCTCCGGATGCGGTGGAGGAATTTGAGGAAGTATACCCACCGCCGCGGGGCCTGTCCCGCCATGCCTTCCGACGGTCCGGTTTCGCCGTTCCCGACGTATGCGTTAAGATACATCGAACCCCCTTGAAGGAGCGCCCATGAAGCGTCGCACCCTGCTGTCCGTCCTCTTGAGCGCTTGTCTCGCCTTCGCCCTGCCCCTGCGGGCCCAGGCGGCGCCCCCGGCCATCGCGGCGGCGGGGGACCTCCGGGGCGTCCTGGAGGAACTCACGGGGGCCTTCGAGGCCCGGCATCCCGGCGCCCACTTCCAGCTCACTTTCGGGGCCTCGGGCAACCTCACGGTCCAGATCCAGCAGGGCGCGCCCTTCGATATCTTCCTGGCGGCGGACACGGGCTTTCCGGAGACGGTGGTGAAGGCGGGCCTGGCCACCGGGGACGGGACCTTCCCCTACGCCAAGGGCAGCCTCACCCTCTGGGTGCGCAAGGACCTCCACCTGGACCCCGCCCGGGACGGCCTCCGGGTGCTCCTCCATCCCTCCGTGAAGAAGGTCGCCACGGCCAACCCCCAGGTGGCGCCCTACGGCCGCGCCGGGGACGCCGCCCTGCGCCGGGCGGGCCTTTTCGAGGCCGTGAAGCCCAAGCTCGTCTTCGGGGACAACATCGCCCAGGCCGCCCAGTTCCTCCAGGCCGGGGCCGCCGAGGCGGGCCTCATTTCCGGGTCCCAGGCCCGCAACCCCGTGCTCCAGAACGCGGGAACGGCCTGGAAGGTGCCGGCCGACGCCTACCCGCCCCTGGTGCAGGCCGGCGTGATCCTGAAGCGCACGGCGCACCTGGAGCGGGCCCGGGCCTTCATGGCCTTCCTGGTGGGCCCCGACGGGCAGGCCATCCTCGCCCGCCACGGCTTCGCCCGGCCCTGATCCCCCGGCCCGAAACCGGTCAGAATGGAAGGATCCACCCCCCGGCCCCCCTTCCCTGACCTCCCCTGGTGCCCCGTGCCGAACGCCGCCCCCCCTTCCTTCTCCATCAAGCTCCGCATCCTGCACGGCGAGGTCTTCGCCTTCGGACCCGGCAAGGCCGCGCTCCTGGACGCCATCGGCAGGCTCGCGTCCATTTCCGCCGCCGGCCGGGAGATGGGCCTCAGCTACAGCAAGACCCGCCGGCTGGTGGACGAGATGAACGCCTCCTTCCGCACGCCCCTGGTGGAAACCTCCCGGGGCGGAAGCGAGCGCGGGGGCGCCACCGTGACCCCCACCGGCCGGAGGGTGCTGGACACCTTCCGCGCCATGGAGGCCCAGGCCATGGAGGCCGCCCGGGGAGGCTTCAGGCGCCTGGCCAGGGACCTGGCCGCCCCGGAACCGCCCGGGGAGTAGACTCGAAGGATGCCCCGCACCCGCGCACCGTTCACCCTGGAACTGACCCTCATCGGGATCCTCGACCGGACCCCCATGCACGGCTACAACCTCTGCAAGGCCGTCCAGGCCCTGGACGGCTTCGACCTGGTGTGGAAGGTCAAGCAGAGCGCCCTGTACGCCCTGGTGGACAAGCTCGAGGCCCAGGGCCTCCTGGAATCCGACCTGATCCCCGGGGAATCCCACCCCTCCCGCAAGGAACTGCGCGTGACCCCCGCCGGAAGGGCCGCCCTGGACGCCTGGGTGGACACCCCCGTGGAAAGCGTCCGCCAGATGCGCCAGGACTTCTTCGGCCGGCTCTACTTCGCGCGCCTGTCCGGCCCCGACCGGGCCCGCCGCCTGATCCGCGCCCAGCACCAGGCCTGCCAGGCCTGGCTGCGCCACCTCCAGGGCCGGCTGGAAACCGAACCCGGCGACTACCTCCACATCGTCCTTTCCCACCGCCTCCAGATCGTCCAGGCGACCCTGGCCTGGCTGAAGGATTGCGAAGCGTCGCTGCCCAGGGACGGGACACGTACCTAATCCACGACGACCCGCGCGAACTGCCTCGCCAGGTGCGGGAGGAGCTGCTTCTTTCGGCTGACCACGGAATCGAGCTGGAAGAGGTTGGATTCCAGGCGGGGGTAGTCGATGGCCTCGATGAGGTGTTCCTGGCCCGCCACCAGGAGGAGGCTGTTGTTCAGGGAGATGTCCGTGACCAGGAGGCAGGCGAAGGCCAGGCGCTTTTCCCGGGCCAGGATCTCCAGCTCCTCGGCCAGCACGGGCTTGAGCCGCTCGAAGTGCTCGAAGCCCACCTCCTCGATCTGGGCCACGGCGAGGTTCCAGGGGCCTTCGGTGTACTCCTTGCAGTCCATGCGCAGGGCCGCCCGGGGGGTGGAGAGCTGCAGGGCCGAACCCATGGCGAAGAAGGCCTCGGCGAAGGCCTGCACGTCGAAGCCCCCGGCTTCCCCCAGCCAGGCCAGCATGTCCCGGTCCACGGGGGTCGTGGTGGGGGAACTGAGGTTCAGGGTGTCGGAAATGATGCCGGCGGCCATGCACTTGGCGATGCCCGTGGGGGGCGCCATGGCCTCGCGCCGGAAGCACCGGGCCACCATGGTGCAGGTGGAGCCCACCGTATCGTTCTGGAAGCGGATGGGCGCCCGGGAGATGAGGCCGCCGCCCACCCGGTGGTGGTCCATCACTTCCAGGATCTCGGCCTCCTCGGCGCCGCTGACGGCCTGGGCCAGTTCGTTGTGGTCCACCAGCACCAGGCGCACCGGCTCGGGGCTGGCCAGGTCCTCCTTGGTGAAGACGCCCAGGAGGTCCCCCCCCTCGCCCACCACGGGGAAGAGCTCCTGGTTCAGGGGGTGCACCTCCTTGCGCACGGACCGGGCCAGGTGCTTCTCCTTGTACTTCCGGAACGTGCGGTCCACGGCGGAATCGATGATCTTGGCGCCGCGGATCATCATGGCGGTGCTGGCGGTGTCCAGGGGGCTGCCGATGACCGTGACGCCCTTGGCCCGGGCCTCCTCCAGGAGGTCGGGGGCCAGGCCGTGGCCGCCGGTGACCACCAGGCACCGGGCGCCGAACTGGATGGTGGGGCGCTGGATGGTGGGCCGGTCCCCCACGACGATGAGGGTCTGGCCGGGGTCCCGCTCCCGCAGGCGCGGCATGAAGTTCTCGCAGCTCATGGCCCCCACGCTGAGCACCAGGGCATCCACCCGGTGGGGGTCCACGGCGTGGAGGAAGGTGCCGGAAAAGGCCTGGCGGATGTGCTCCAGGGTGGTGCGCACCAGCCGGGGGCTGTCGCTGCCGGCGGCGTCGGGCATGAGGAGTTCCAGGAGCCGGGAGAGGCTCAGCATGCCCGTGAGCCCCCCCCGGGCGTCCACCACGGGCATGGCGTGGAGCCGGTGGGCCTGCATGCGCCGGTACACGGCGAAGAAGGGCTCGTTCTCCCGGGCCGTCACCACGTCCCGGTTGCAGAGCTGGCCCACGGTGGGGTGCACGTCCATGAGCAGCCTGGGGTGCTCCAGACCCGCCTCCTTCAGGACGAAATGGGTGCGCGGATTCACTTCCCCACAGCAGGCGGCCACCGCGTCCGGGATGTGGGCGTTGCGCAGGAAGTGGGCGTAGGAGATGGCCGCGCAGATGGAATCGGTGTCCGGATTCCTGTGGCCAATGACGTAGACGGGCATCGAGGCTCCCTGCGGGCGTGGAAAAGAATGAATCCTTTTCTATCACGATTCCGCGCGGGGCCGGCGCGCTTCAGGACCCCAGGGCCGTGATCTCCGTGATCCTGCGGGCCAGGTGGGCCTTGGAGAAGGGCTTGAGGATGCTCAGGGCCCTGCCGTCCCGCTCCAGCAGTTCGCCGGTGGCCTCGTCCAGGAAGCCGGTGGCCAGAAGGACAGGCAGACGTGGGCGGAGCCGGCGCAGGCCCTTGAGGGTCTCCACCCCGTTCATGCCGGGCATGTTCAGGTCCAGGATCACCAGGTCCAGGTCGTCCCCGGAGCCGATGCGGGCCAGGGCGGCCGGGCCGTTGGAGGCGGTGGCCACGGCGTGGCCCAGGACCTCGAGCAGGTCGGGGATGGTGGAAAGGATCAGGGGGTCGTCGTCCACCAGCAGGATCCGCAGGGGGCCCGGGGAAGGCGGCGCGGAGGGGGCGGCGGGGGCCGGGGCCTGCCCTCCGGTCCCCGCGGGCAGGCTCAGGGTGACCCGGGTGCCCTGCCCCGGCGCGCTGCGGATGGACAGGTTGCCCCCGTGGGCCTTGAGGGTGGCGTAGGCCATGGACAGGCCCATGCCGGTGCCCTTGCCGATGGGCTTGGTGGTGAAGAAGGGCTCCATGGCCCGGGCCAGCACCCCCTCGCTCATGCCTTCTCCGGAATCCTCCACGTGCACTTCCACCGTGCCCGGCGGCACCGTCCGGGTGCGCAGGGTGAGGGTGCCGCCCCCGGGCATGGCGTCCACGGCGTTGACGCAGAGGTTCATGAGGGCGCTGGAAAGGGTGCCCCCCTCCCCCATCACCTTCGGCAGGCTCGGCTCCAGGTCCATGACCAGGTGCACCTTCTGCAGGGTGGTGCGGGCCAGGAGGTCCATCTCCTCGGCCACCATGGCGTTCAGGTCCAGCCATTCGGGCTCCCGCAGGTCCTTGCGGGCGAAGTGGGTCAGGCCCTTCACCAGGTCCCGGCCCCGGGCGCAGGCCCGTTCGATGAGGGCGAAGCGGTCCGCCA is a genomic window containing:
- the modA gene encoding molybdate ABC transporter substrate-binding protein; this encodes MKRRTLLSVLLSACLAFALPLRAQAAPPAIAAAGDLRGVLEELTGAFEARHPGAHFQLTFGASGNLTVQIQQGAPFDIFLAADTGFPETVVKAGLATGDGTFPYAKGSLTLWVRKDLHLDPARDGLRVLLHPSVKKVATANPQVAPYGRAGDAALRRAGLFEAVKPKLVFGDNIAQAAQFLQAGAAEAGLISGSQARNPVLQNAGTAWKVPADAYPPLVQAGVILKRTAHLERARAFMAFLVGPDGQAILARHGFARP
- a CDS encoding PadR family transcriptional regulator yields the protein MPRTRAPFTLELTLIGILDRTPMHGYNLCKAVQALDGFDLVWKVKQSALYALVDKLEAQGLLESDLIPGESHPSRKELRVTPAGRAALDAWVDTPVESVRQMRQDFFGRLYFARLSGPDRARRLIRAQHQACQAWLRHLQGRLETEPGDYLHIVLSHRLQIVQATLAWLKDCEASLPRDGTRT
- a CDS encoding ABC transporter substrate-binding protein; amino-acid sequence: MIRGIVFMGLCGVLGASPATLDPVTLQLKWHHQFQFAGYYAAVQQGYYRDAGLDVTIREAEPGRDVVQEVVDGRAQYGVGGCSLLMARQAGNPVVVLGVVFQHSPVILMARARSGIATVQDLVGKRVMLEERTDELNAYLRAEGVADSSLIRLKHSFDPGDLVKGRVDCISAYSTNEPYFMKVARQDCIELSPRMGGIDFYGDNLFTSERELRGHPVRTRAFLEASMKGWKYAMAHPEELVDLILARYGQPRGRDYLLFEAQRMVPLLQPGMVEMGYMYRGRWMHIADTYAALGLLPPNFPLDGFLYDPGTPDREKHQRLLLALGGAILLGLVLGGTTLAFFQLNRKLRLEIATRVRAVEEKAGLEAQLHHAQKMKSLGVLAGGIAHDMNNVLAAILGYAESNLETQVPGTRIHRALDTIAKAAVRGGDMVRTLLNFARQRPAEERELDLNLILREEVEILSHTTLAKVQLDLSLDPDLRPVLGDPAALMGAVMNLCVNAVDAMAGQGRLCLRTANLGTDTVEVQVEDEGCGMAREVLEHAQDPFFTTKPQGSGTGLGLTMVYGIVEAHRGTLEIRSEVGRGTCVTLRFPACGLRPAAAPAPPAPAPDAPPSRLEVLVVDDDDLFRGSLLEILEALGHPAAFATRGEEAIALLEGGMRPSVLLLDMNMPGIGGAETLARVRALRPDLPVLIITGRPDQAVLDLVGAHERVSLLPKPFTVAKLQECLGWQA
- a CDS encoding winged helix-turn-helix domain-containing protein gives rise to the protein MPNAAPPSFSIKLRILHGEVFAFGPGKAALLDAIGRLASISAAGREMGLSYSKTRRLVDEMNASFRTPLVETSRGGSERGGATVTPTGRRVLDTFRAMEAQAMEAARGGFRRLARDLAAPEPPGE
- a CDS encoding putative manganese-dependent inorganic diphosphatase, whose protein sequence is MPVYVIGHRNPDTDSICAAISYAHFLRNAHIPDAVAACCGEVNPRTHFVLKEAGLEHPRLLMDVHPTVGQLCNRDVVTARENEPFFAVYRRMQAHRLHAMPVVDARGGLTGMLSLSRLLELLMPDAAGSDSPRLVRTTLEHIRQAFSGTFLHAVDPHRVDALVLSVGAMSCENFMPRLRERDPGQTLIVVGDRPTIQRPTIQFGARCLVVTGGHGLAPDLLEEARAKGVTVIGSPLDTASTAMMIRGAKIIDSAVDRTFRKYKEKHLARSVRKEVHPLNQELFPVVGEGGDLLGVFTKEDLASPEPVRLVLVDHNELAQAVSGAEEAEILEVMDHHRVGGGLISRAPIRFQNDTVGSTCTMVARCFRREAMAPPTGIAKCMAAGIISDTLNLSSPTTTPVDRDMLAWLGEAGGFDVQAFAEAFFAMGSALQLSTPRAALRMDCKEYTEGPWNLAVAQIEEVGFEHFERLKPVLAEELEILAREKRLAFACLLVTDISLNNSLLLVAGQEHLIEAIDYPRLESNLFQLDSVVSRKKQLLPHLARQFARVVVD